The Siniperca chuatsi isolate FFG_IHB_CAS linkage group LG17, ASM2008510v1, whole genome shotgun sequence genomic sequence CGAAGCTCCTCCTCGTACTCTGCTATCGTCCTTTCAAACAGCCCAAATATCTCCTCAGCAGCCGCAGTTAGTCGCTGCTTCACCAGCGCTCTCAGCATCTGGactttacacattttcacacaatgaCGCCAACTTTTCCTCCACAAACTCCGTCAGAAACGCTGTTTGCTCTCCGTCAAACAGCCGCTCTGACCGGCGCTGCTGCAGCtagcatgctaagctaactccCGTCCCCGGCGCTCTGGCGGCAGCtagcatgctaagctaactccCGTAGCTCTGTAGGCTACCGGGAGATGAGTCAGAGGTGAAACCTTCAGCACAGAGTCCGTTCAGACGGGTTTATCCGGACACACAGAGGCTCTTCCTCAACACAACAACGGGACTCGAGCGACTAGACGCCATCTTGTTCCAAGTTCGCCAGATTAAGGACAGTCATTTCCGGTGCGTGTACTTTTTctggatttaaaaataaaagcccGAAGTTATCTGAAGCGCTCATAGTTGTGACTCCACAGAGAATTGTCAccttctctgcagctctgcggGGATTTTAGCCTCTTTTGGCTCCTAGTTTTGATTTTGCTGTCTGGTTCAGTCtgttccctgtttattgatattgatatttattcatacctctattactgctgtgcaatatcctccgtctcattataaataagctgcACTTGACtcggcagttcatgcactattactttatactgtattattatcatcaaccggtaaacccactttgtactttacactgattttactttattttattttatacttatatccacttggtccttaatttattttctgacctgtattatatttttgctcagtgcttctcttcctgtgtgcactgacgtgacagcgagctgctgtaacgaaagagtttcccctcggggatcaataaagtatttctgattctgataaagccGCTGAACTCTTCCTGCTcggcagcagacagcagacagacgcagtcagagagcagctgctgaacatagcggagcatctagctgctaaagagccagatgtttccctcagcagctgctggagaccaaacacagagctgacagagagaagaccggactgacgtccatcaggagacacagacacgcctcctgatgaagcgtcatgtgactctgacacgcctcctgacgaagcgtcatgtgactctgacacgcctcctgacgaagcgtcatgtgactctgacacgcctcctgatgaagcgtcacgtgagTCTTTTGTCTGTCTTATGTCGAAGTCTGTCGAGgattattttgcatttgttgtttgttagaAATAGTTCTGAAATTCAATTGTTCCAACACTTTAgtctgaaattaatttaaaaaaaaaaaataggaatttatttaaaaatcacaaatactgaaaacaaacatcacaCAAGTGAAAACGTATCTGTTTAATTTGCTTTGAAATGTCTTACTGTATAAAAACTTTCCACATTCATTTCTATTGTGGAATCAGCACGTTAGTAAAGAAGAGACAACAGGATCATCTCGAGATCATTAACTTTTGTCAGGCTTGACCAGGCTGGTCATGTATCATATTTGGAGAAGACAGTTACAAAGACAAGTTTCTTGTGTTAAggacatagactgtataaacgAAGCGGACGAAGTccccgtgacgtcacccataaagtatttctgattctgattggttTGTGGACCGTTTTCAAGCCtcaaatttaacattttggccgtcgccatcttgtttttttgtaaacagggatgtgaccatatttggacgagggggtggagctggggagCATAGCAAACGCTAAGCTATCAGCTAGCGCTAGTtaggttagcaaggtgcattCGTAATTCATGTTAACTGATATcaattgggatgctaattttggctagcgaaaaacaggcttaaaacaaaatatacttactggaaaaaaaagaacagctgACTCCTCAGAGCGTCCTACTGTTTATCCAACAGCCTAAAAATCTGACAGGTGTAGGTGTGAGACTTGTTACTTTGTAACTAAACATTACATTGATGATGAAagtgagctaacgttagcttaacaCAAACCATGAACTGTATGCTACCAATTAACTATTAGTAcagtttaaatgaatgaaaacaaaaaacaaaatctcaagTACCGCACTAATTTGCATCcaggctgctgttttctgttgaaATCATGGTAACTACGGTTGGTAAGAGCGCTCGCGAGGCGGCGTTCAGAGCGTCTGAAACGCAAAACGTTTACTGCCTAGAGAATACAACTGCAAAAAGACGCCTCTCACTGCAAAAAGCGCGCTCTGTCTGATCGCAGCTTAAGGCACTGCGcactggcttcacttttcagacccggAGCTTCCGCTTGGTTAAATGGCTGCAGAGGAAGATGCGTACTCATCCAAGGAACCATGAACTCTAGGATTTTGTTTCTACAAAGAGGGAGTGGTGGTGCTGGTGTCTGAAATGtttaaacaaacacttgaaTCATTTCTCCCCTCGGTGGACTTCCAGGTGTGTTGTCAGACTTCCCTTTTGTCTATATCTTTTACCGcaaactgaacaactaaatggtttctctcctgtgtggattctcatgtgcaCCTTCAGATTTCCACTTTCTATAAAACCTTTGCCACACACCGAGCAGCTGAAAGgcttctcccctgtgtggattttcatgtgtttctgcAAACATCCATTCCGTGAAAAACATTTCCTACAAACTGAGCACCTGTAAGGTCTTTCTCCTGTGTGAGACCTCAGGTGTCTCTTCAGAATTCCCCTGGAGCCAAATCTTTTCCCACATTCAGAGCAGCTGAATGGTTTCGTGCAAATATTACGTCCCTTACGACTTGCAGGAACTTCATCATTGTTCAAAgagtttaaacctgactgaggttcTCGGGTCTCCTTCCAACCATCATCGCTGTCTTCAGTCTCAGAAGAGTCTTCAGTCTCAGAAGAGTCTTCAGTCTCGTCATCACTAAGTGGTCCTAAATGTTTATATGGAtctgagttcctggctggtcctggtcctccacagtcctctccatcagctcctgtttccatctgtccagctgagctgctggctggaggctctgcctctctgttctcctcagtttggttttgatgaagctgtgaggaccGACGACCGACACACTGGTGGGTTTTGAGCTGATTAAGCCAAGTGAATCTGTTGTCACAAACGCTGCAGCTGaatggtttctctcctctgtGGACGGACATGTGTTGTTTCAAATTTCCCCTTTGTGCATatcttttaccacaaactgaacaactaaatggtttctctcctgtgtggattctcatgtgcaCCTTCAGATTTCCACTTTCTATAAAACCTTTGCCGCACACCGAGCAGCTGAaaggtttctcccctgtgtggattttcaagtgtttctgtaaacGTCCGCTCCATGAAAAGCTTTTCCTACAAACTGAGCACCTGTAAGGTCTTTCTCCTGTATGAGACCTCATGTGTAACTTCAGATATCCCAAGGAGCCATATATTTTCCCACACTCAGAACATCTAAATGATTTGCAATTATTGCATCCCATTCCACTTACAGAAACTTCATTatttaaacctgactgagggTCTCTGGTCTCTGTACATTCATCAACACCGACTTCAGTCTTTAGCTCAGAAGAGTCTGATGTCTtgtcatcagtctcaggttgtaaatgtgtatctggatcagagttcctggctggtcctggtcctccacagtcctctccatcagctcctgtttccatctgttcagtttggctttgatgaagctgtgaggactgaggtttctcttcatcttcttcactcttcacagggacAGGAGTGAATGGGAACTTGGTGAtatcggcctcctccagccctcggagctgctctccctcctgactggtccagagctcctcctgctcctctttaatgtgtgggggctctgggtcctggtccagactggggctCCAGTCCTGCAGCTCAGGGGGAACCTCTTCTCTACTCAGCGACAGCTGCTGGACGCCTGCAGGACAcactgaaagacagaaacacattgaGGAAAACTGATTTTATGTTTAGTTCAAGCttgataacattttatatcaatgagataaatgaaaaacacaatcaGGGACCTGACACCTtataataatgacacattatCTCACAGACTGAGCAGGGATATGAATAGTTTTGATGCTCTGGAAAATAACCATTGACAGATTCAAAGTTTCACAGTTGATAaaggatttaaaaacaacaagactTGACAAACTGAAGCTTCGTTACGCACCAGAAAACCAAACTGCAACAGTATTTTCAGACAAGTAACGTAGATAATATCCTGCTCTGTATTCATCGCTGATGTGTGATGTGATCTGGACTTGAGGGGCTCAGCTGTCGTTCTGTCAGCATTACACGTTTATGGTGAGACTGACCACCAGCCTGGATTTAACTAAAGCAGACTAATTAAAAATCTCCTCCTCAAAGTGAGAGACAGCGGAGGCgagaaacaggaaacaaggtGGAGGTCGAGATTCACTTTGTTCGGTTCAAACATTCAAAGTCACGTTTTCCCCCTAATATTAGCCGTCGCATCACTCTTCAGACGCACTTCAGAACCAGGTTTAAAGAATCAAACATTATAAAGAACGTGTCCAGTATATGACGCTGGCAGCCCCGGCCCCTGGTGAGGTCTGGATGAACGAAGGGCCACCAGCTGACTGAGACGCTCCTGGTTTACCTGCCCTCACCTGGCTGGCACTTACAGAAACGTCCATACGTCATTATTGGCTCATGCTTTGGGTGGCTGATATATCGATGACTCAGCGCTGAGGATGAGCGTGTACTGCGTTGTAATGTGTTAGATACTCAACTGTCCGGAAACTATTGATCAATCTGACTGTGTTTTGTCCTGAAGGGTCACATGGCTGCTAATAAATAAGTCCCAACGCAGATGACCCGCTTGCACCTCCAACAACATGGCGGATTAGTCCCCCAAACACCCGTATgtgagcttagcttagcttagctaacGGAGCTAAAGCCTCCAGGACACCGCGCTGGCGTCCGGTTTGTCCGGAGCTCCGTGTGAACGGCAGCCGGGTTCAGGTCGTTTGAAGTCGGCCTGCCGTCTCCCGTGAAGCTGCTGCTCTTTAGCACGAGCTAGCTGCGGCTAACGGGCggtttagctaacgttagcttagcacGGGGCCCCCGCTAACATTAGCAGCAAACCTGTTTCcagcaggagaaagaaagagagcaaacaCACCTGCTCTTCGCAGCTTTATTCGATGGCGGCGGTCCAGCTCCTCCTCATACTCGGTGATTGTTCTCTCAAAATGTCCGAATATCTCCTCGACAGCCGCAGTTAGCCGCTGGCTGACAAACACCTTCAGACTCTGGAGTCTCGACATCTTCCTCTCGCAGCTCAGCGACTGAATACCGACGCGTTTCTGTAATGCTGAAccttaataacaataaaaataatggcttaataatttcttcttcttcttcttcttcttcttcttcttcttcttctaatgAATTTCCGGCAGGCTGTACACTGAAAAGCCTAATGCTGCCCTCCACAGACAAGTGTTGTCAGGACaatgtctttctgtaggttggAAATTGATTTCAGATGCAAAAACAGACTTGAAAGATCCGGATCTGACAGCTCCCTGAATAACTGTTGCCTTTCACTTCTGGATTTGTTGCATGAGAACATAACATGTTGGACTGTTTCcaaatgtccacactgacacagaccGTCTGGATGTTAGTCTAAGACTTTAATAGCTGGCTCGACCACAAAGTCTCAGCCGAGTTAGAacaacattcaattcaattcaattttatttatttagcgccaaatcataacagaagttatctcagggaggcacaatgcaaagaccacgtagaattattattattattattttaaataagtagaatagtaattgtagtgttaatattattaaattagtaataataggaatgacagctataggaaaagtaatgtcagtattagtaacaaagccaataacaacaactgtagcagcagttgtcgagcaggaacacggggcagcaggtggcccacaaccacagatccagactctgcaggaacacgggggcagcaggtggcccacaaccacagatccagactctgcaggaacacgggggcagcaggtggcccacaaccacagatccagactctgcaggaacacgggggcagcaggtggcccaatccagactctgcaggaacacaggggcagcaggtggcccacaaccagatccagactctgcaggaacacggggcagcaggtggcccacaaccacagatccagactctgcaggaacacgggggcagcaggtggcccacaaccacagatccagactctgcaggaacacaggggcagcaggtggcccacaaccacagatccagactctgcaggaacacgggggcagcaggtggccaacaaccacagatccagactctgcaggaacacaggggcagcaggaggCCCACAaccagatccagactctgcagctccggaggcagaaatacctgctgaaagcgacagaaggagagaggagagagacgagaaagcacagaactacgggagagagaagatgtcgagttagtaacatgcagtaatgggataaaaatacatacagacggagagggagaggaggagagaggagagaggtgcatcatgggaagtctcccagcagtctaggcctatagcagcataactaagggatggttcaggactcacctgagccagccctaactataagttttatcaaagaggaaagtcttaagcctactcttaaatgtggagatggtgtctgcctcccgaacccaaactgggacctggtttcacaggagaggagcttgatagctgacaTCATAACATAACATCATCCCTTCTCCCAGATTCCTCCACCTCTAACTTAACAGGTgactgcagagagaaacagcttCGCTCTTCTTCCACTCTTTTTGCCACCGAAGCTCTAACTTTTCTTTGCGAATGCAAAAGAATTCACATTTTCCCAACTGAACTTTCAGATCAATAGTTTCCcttcagagtcagaatcagctTTCAGGTTCACACAAacgaggaatttgctttggtattttggtgcaaaacaatagacacagtagaaatataaagaaagataaagcaagtactgcaaggTCTTTCACCTTGAAAGATTCCATCCTTCTACCTGTCCTCGAGCTCTTATATCAACAAAGTCACGTGACTGACCTTAGGAGGCTTGGCTCGCCGTCTATAAAAACACGCATCTTCCTCTTTGCCTTACTTTACCTCATCCGAGATCCTAAGTGTAATAACTGTGTTTCAGCAGCGGTGGTCCCTCGGGGATCGACCACTACAGAGGCGGCTTAACAGGACAGACGAGTGAAGCTCCTGGTGACCCCTGGAAGGGTGAGAGCACTGGCCCTGGTGGCTTTTCTCCCCTTCATCGGGGGAAGACATGTCCTAATGGGAACGGACAACTCTTCCACTGTGTGCCACGTAAATCTGCAGCGAGATCCCTTCGCTGTCTCTGGGCGGCCAGGAAGCTCTGGCTGTGGGCCTTGCTCGAACCGGGCAACAGATCTCCTGTCCAGGACGGGCCCCCTTCCAGGCGAGAGGTGGTAACTCTACTGATTCCCGATTTGGCAGAGCTCGGCCCAATCTGTTTGCGTTGGTGGAGATGACCCAGTGCGAGAGCTGGTTTCCCCTGACGGCTCAGGTCATGAGGTCACAGCGTGCTGTTAATAGCTCCCCGGTGGCCTTGAACCAATTATCACTCTGTACTTAAACTCATGGGGTATGACAATTAAATGCCAATAAAGCATTTAGTTGCAAAAGCAAGTGAGTAAAATCGAGTTTAAAAACGTTTAAAACGCTctacttttattctgaaggccAGAGGCGTTTACCGgaagttgtatttttgtttccGGGTCTTGGCTTTTCCTTCTGGCGGAACACAGTTAGCATGTATGGCTGTGCTAGCGTGTTGCAGGAGTTAACATGTTAGCCTAATCTATAAAGGGACAGAAACAGCGTCGGGTTCAGTTTTCGTGGAAAATGTCCAGATTTCAGGAGTTTAAAGATTCAGTCAAACTGCGGCTGCGAACTGCGGCTCGCAAACATCTGGTTGAACATTTGGATACAAAAACATCCGGATATGAAAAGGAGCTCGATCGCCAACAAAGACTACCGGATCAGGTTTCAGACCCCGACCTGAAGCTGCGAAGAgcaggtttgtttgtttctcctgCTGGAAACGTGTTTACTGCTCTGCTGATGCCGCAGGGAGCTGGTGTGAAGCTAGCTTTAGCTAAACCGTCCTTACACAGCCTGTTAGCCGCAGCTAGCTCCGgctaaaaagtttatttttgtccTCTGGACTTTAAGGCCTTTTACTGCGTCTCGTGTGTTGATGATTCTGTGTAGTTTCGGCTTTTTAAGTTTGAACAGCTGGAAgtattttccttttcctccgCAGGTTTCTGTTCTGACCATTTATCAGAAAtcaggttttttctttttggtctgGCCTGTGGtttctaaatactacaatacccatgagcctcagctgccgTTGCTGCCATGCTGGAACCAGTCAGAGGTGACAGCTGTACAGGTTAAACCCGTCGCCATGGTTACTGAATTCATCACAAGCTGATCCAGGATCTGAAAGTGAACTGATGGGTGTGATCTTTAGCTTCAGCTCGCGGTGCTTTTGTACGACCATTAATAGatcaattaaaaagtgaaagtaGTCGTTATGCAAGTTtcatataattatattaattaatgatGTACTATTATAGATTTCCACATAAACAGCAATTTAATGTTGTATCTGGCTGAACACATTTTACTTACAGCGTGTCGCTGGAGATAATTAATCAGCACCGGTTTGgatgattaattaatcattttagtctttttttttaacaaaataaaatgccaaaattctctggttccagcttctcagatatTAATTTGAGAAGATATTTGTTGGTTTTCTCAGTCTTCTGCgactgtaaatgaaatatcttttggttaaaatacatttgacaaCGTCGCTGTGGACTCGCTGGataaacttttttatttattttttttaccattttctgacctttttatagaccaaatgatgaatcgattaatcaagaaaacaattcacagattaataaaaataaatgttagttgcagccaaCAATTATGCAAACAATTAAACATGAGTGTTACATGGCTAAAACTGTTCTGCCTGGTCTATCATGTCCGTCTTTGGGTGATTTCACACCTGCACTTTTTAGTCAAGTTAAATCGGACTCTGGTTCATTTCCCCCCCATGGTGCGGTTCGTTTGGGCAGGTGTGAACACAGTAATCGCACCCTGGTGTGGACCAACAACTGCACTGAGACCCGTGAGTGGAGGTGGTCAATGGCATTTTCACATCTATAGTTGGTTTGCTCCGGTCCGAATCAGTAGATTAATTTGTAAACTTGGTTTGGTCTCTTTTCACACGGAAAAAATATTCAAGTGAACCAAAATGCATCACTGAAAACCACCTGAGAACGTTAACTCCGCTTATTGGTCAGATGTGACTGGGGCGGGAGCACGAGAGTAAATACAGGAAGAAGGTCCTGTGTTCTGGACTAGAGCATATTTCTGTGAGAGAAACATTGCTATGCAATTTTAACATAGAGCAACGGCACAGTTGGCGTTTGCTCATAGCTGTGGTAATTATCTGGGCGTTACACCGGCAGAAAACAGAATGCACTTCGAGGAAACATCTTGAAAATactagagagaggagagagatgagaaagcacagaactacaggagagagaagatgttgagttagtaacatgcagtaatgggataaaaatgcatacagatggagagggagaggaggagagaggaaagaggtgcatcatgggaagtctcccggcagtctaggcctatagcagcataactaagggatggttcaggactcacctgagccagccctaactataagctttatcaaagagcaaagtcttaagcctgctcttaaatgtggagatggtgtctgcctcccgaacccaaactgggacctggttccacaggagaggagcttgatacctgaaggctctggctcccggtctacttttggagactctaggaaccacaagtaaccctgcatcctgggagcgcagtgttctagtcgggtaataaggtattatgagatctttaagatatgatggtgccagaccattaagagctttgtaggtgaggagaaggattttaaattctattctggattttacagggagccagtgcagagaagctaatattggagagatatgatctcttttcctggttcttgtcagtgcatgtgctgcagcattctggatcaactggagagtcttaagggactaattcgggcagcctgataataaggaattgcagtagtcaaacctggaagtaacaaatgcatggactcatttttcggcatcattttgaggcaggatgtgcctgatttttgcaatgttgcgtaggtgaaagaaggcagtccttgaagtttgttacatgtgggagttaaaggataaatcctgatcaaagataactccgaggttccttacggtggtgctcgaggccagggcaatgccatctagagtaactatatctttagataatgtgtcttgaaGGTGTTTGGgtccaagtacaataacttcagttatttcagagtttaacatcagaaagttgcaggtcatccaggtctttatgtccttaaggcatgcttgaagtttagctaactggttagtttcatctggcttgatcgatagatataattgggtatcatctgcatagcaatgaaagtttatggagtgtttcctaataatacttaccagaggaagcatatataaagtaAATGCTGCATATCGTAGAACCTGTAAAGTCTAGGCTCTCGGTTCTGCCTTATGCTTCCACAGTGTTTTACAAACCAGAACGTTATGAATATACATCATTGAAAAGCAGACACAGCTACCTGGACAAACATACAACATTTGATATGCTGTTTGGTAGGCGAGTGTAATTCAGCTGAGGGACAGAAAACAATGGAAAATGTGGTGCTAATATTGACTCCATATCAGTCATACAATTTATGTTGGTTATAAGTGTGTGTTAAAGGGCCAACGACCAAGGGGGCTGACCGCTGTCTTACTGCGAAGCCTAAGCACTTATTGCCATATGTTACTATGATTAGATTTGATAATCTCTTATACATTATATAGAAATTCAAGTGAGAAACTGTTTATGGTTTACCTACAAAATTACTAACTGACAAATGAAGGCACTTCGATgcaaaaaaatcatataaaactCCAGTATCACCATATCAAGCTTAGCATCAACATTACCTCACAGTCTTCCtcaatgtgtttctgtctttcactgTGTCCTGCAGACGTCCAGCAGCTGTCGCTGAGGAAAGAAGAGGTTCCCCCTGAGCAGCAGAACTGGagccccagtctggaccaggacccagagcccccacacattaaagaggagcaggaggagctctggatcagtcaggagggagagctgcttcgagggctggaggaggccgataTCACCAAGTTCCCATTCACTCCTgtccctgtgaagagtgaagaagatgaagagaaacctcagtcctcacagcttcatcaaagactcactgaacagatggaaac encodes the following:
- the LOC122864540 gene encoding gastrula zinc finger protein XlCGF57.1-like isoform X1, with the protein product MSRLQSLKVFVSQRLTAAVEEIFGHFERTITEYEEELDRRHRIKLRRAVCPAGVQQLSLSREEVPPELQDWSPSLDQDPEPPHIKEEQEELWTSQEGEQLRGLEEADITKFPFTPVPVKSEEDEEKPQSSQLHQSQTEQMETGADGEDCGGPGPARNSDPDTHLQPETDDKTSDSSELKTEVGVDECTETRDPQSGLNNEVSVSGMGCNNCKSFRCSECGKIYGSLGYLKLHMRSHTGERPYRCSVCRKSFSWSGRLQKHLKIHTGEKPFSCSVCGKGFIESGNLKVHMRIHTGEKPFSCSVCGKRYAQRGNLKQHMSVHRGEKPFSCSVCDNRFTWLNQLKTHQCVGRRSSQLHQNQTEENREAEPPASSSAGQMETGADGEDCGGPGPARNSDPYKHLGPLSDDETEDSSETEDSSETEDSDDGWKETREPQSGLNSLNNDEVPASRKGRNICTKPFSCSECGKRFGSRGILKRHLRSHTGERPYRCSVCRKCFSRNGCLQKHMKIHTGEKPFSCSVCGKGFIESGNLKVHMRIHTGEKPFSCSVCGKRYRQKGSLTTHLEVHRGEK
- the LOC122864540 gene encoding gastrula zinc finger protein XlCGF57.1-like isoform X3, giving the protein MTYGRFCKCQPVCPAGVQQLSLSREEVPPELQDWSPSLDQDPEPPHIKEEQEELWTSQEGEQLRGLEEADITKFPFTPVPVKSEEDEEKPQSSQLHQSQTEQMETGADGEDCGGPGPARNSDPDTHLQPETDDKTSDSSELKTEVGVDECTETRDPQSGLNNEVSVSGMGCNNCKSFRCSECGKIYGSLGYLKLHMRSHTGERPYRCSVCRKSFSWSGRLQKHLKIHTGEKPFSCSVCGKGFIESGNLKVHMRIHTGEKPFSCSVCGKRYAQRGNLKQHMSVHRGEKPFSCSVCDNRFTWLNQLKTHQCVGRRSSQLHQNQTEENREAEPPASSSAGQMETGADGEDCGGPGPARNSDPYKHLGPLSDDETEDSSETEDSSETEDSDDGWKETREPQSGLNSLNNDEVPASRKGRNICTKPFSCSECGKRFGSRGILKRHLRSHTGERPYRCSVCRKCFSRNGCLQKHMKIHTGEKPFSCSVCGKGFIESGNLKVHMRIHTGEKPFSCSVCGKRYRQKGSLTTHLEVHRGEK
- the LOC122864540 gene encoding gastrula zinc finger protein XlCGF57.1-like isoform X2, coding for MSRLQSLKVFVSQRLTAAVEEIFGHFERTITEYEEELDRRHRIKLRRAGVQQLSLSREEVPPELQDWSPSLDQDPEPPHIKEEQEELWTSQEGEQLRGLEEADITKFPFTPVPVKSEEDEEKPQSSQLHQSQTEQMETGADGEDCGGPGPARNSDPDTHLQPETDDKTSDSSELKTEVGVDECTETRDPQSGLNNEVSVSGMGCNNCKSFRCSECGKIYGSLGYLKLHMRSHTGERPYRCSVCRKSFSWSGRLQKHLKIHTGEKPFSCSVCGKGFIESGNLKVHMRIHTGEKPFSCSVCGKRYAQRGNLKQHMSVHRGEKPFSCSVCDNRFTWLNQLKTHQCVGRRSSQLHQNQTEENREAEPPASSSAGQMETGADGEDCGGPGPARNSDPYKHLGPLSDDETEDSSETEDSSETEDSDDGWKETREPQSGLNSLNNDEVPASRKGRNICTKPFSCSECGKRFGSRGILKRHLRSHTGERPYRCSVCRKCFSRNGCLQKHMKIHTGEKPFSCSVCGKGFIESGNLKVHMRIHTGEKPFSCSVCGKRYRQKGSLTTHLEVHRGEK
- the LOC122864540 gene encoding gastrula zinc finger protein XlCGF57.1-like isoform X4, whose amino-acid sequence is MTYGRFLCPAGVQQLSLSREEVPPELQDWSPSLDQDPEPPHIKEEQEELWTSQEGEQLRGLEEADITKFPFTPVPVKSEEDEEKPQSSQLHQSQTEQMETGADGEDCGGPGPARNSDPDTHLQPETDDKTSDSSELKTEVGVDECTETRDPQSGLNNEVSVSGMGCNNCKSFRCSECGKIYGSLGYLKLHMRSHTGERPYRCSVCRKSFSWSGRLQKHLKIHTGEKPFSCSVCGKGFIESGNLKVHMRIHTGEKPFSCSVCGKRYAQRGNLKQHMSVHRGEKPFSCSVCDNRFTWLNQLKTHQCVGRRSSQLHQNQTEENREAEPPASSSAGQMETGADGEDCGGPGPARNSDPYKHLGPLSDDETEDSSETEDSSETEDSDDGWKETREPQSGLNSLNNDEVPASRKGRNICTKPFSCSECGKRFGSRGILKRHLRSHTGERPYRCSVCRKCFSRNGCLQKHMKIHTGEKPFSCSVCGKGFIESGNLKVHMRIHTGEKPFSCSVCGKRYRQKGSLTTHLEVHRGEK